The Asticcacaulis excentricus CB 48 genome includes a window with the following:
- a CDS encoding ABC transporter permease, whose protein sequence is MKTLLIARREYLAFVKTVGFWLSLLVLPVLMAGSVFIPILMSRSGGEEASRVAILDLSGENLTPALQALLDRPDPAVAALHEAAPSVSARQALRQMASRRDYQAVPLPEGLTPDMTLAAAEARLSQLMQAENRSVDQVIVAYVAKTPEPHLAFHLWSSQTKGKSLETYLRWDLHALQSAYLAKQKGVDPQVATALRETRAEISSLTPAIAAAGADDKASFTESLKENGPHFVGIVLSYLTWMSIFSSSVILLSGVIEEKSSRVLEVLLTSAPASSLLVGKVLGVFMVLLTVAGLWSAVAAGIMGYGLAFMPPEMMNNVHVLAGAVFKVEAIVPMLLFFVGGYLMYGITFIAIGSFCETQKEAQAIMGPIVVVLMIPMMSLQAALMSPDLPLIRYLSWVPLFTPFLMPLRVLGGAPWWEILATLAGMGAMAWLMIRLGARAFKQGALGGGKFSWKALIGMARA, encoded by the coding sequence ATGAAGACGCTGCTGATCGCGCGCCGCGAATATCTCGCCTTCGTCAAGACGGTCGGCTTCTGGCTGTCTCTGCTGGTCCTGCCCGTGCTGATGGCCGGATCGGTGTTTATTCCCATACTGATGAGCCGCAGCGGTGGCGAAGAGGCCAGCCGCGTCGCCATCCTCGACCTCAGCGGCGAAAACCTGACCCCGGCCTTGCAGGCCCTGCTGGATAGGCCGGACCCTGCCGTCGCCGCTCTGCACGAGGCGGCCCCCAGCGTTTCGGCGCGTCAGGCCCTGCGCCAGATGGCCAGTCGCCGTGACTATCAGGCCGTCCCGTTGCCGGAAGGACTGACGCCGGACATGACACTGGCGGCCGCCGAGGCGCGCCTGTCGCAACTGATGCAGGCGGAAAACCGCAGCGTCGATCAGGTGATCGTCGCCTATGTCGCAAAGACGCCTGAACCGCATCTGGCCTTCCACCTGTGGTCGTCGCAGACCAAGGGCAAATCACTGGAAACCTATCTGCGCTGGGACCTGCACGCCCTGCAATCGGCCTATCTGGCCAAACAAAAGGGCGTGGACCCGCAGGTCGCCACCGCCTTGCGTGAGACGCGGGCCGAGATCAGCAGCCTAACCCCGGCCATTGCCGCCGCCGGTGCCGATGACAAGGCGTCCTTTACCGAGTCGCTGAAAGAAAACGGCCCGCACTTTGTCGGCATCGTCCTCAGCTACCTCACCTGGATGTCGATTTTCTCGTCTTCGGTCATCCTGCTGTCGGGGGTGATCGAAGAAAAATCCTCACGCGTGCTGGAGGTGCTTTTGACCTCAGCCCCGGCCAGCAGCCTGCTGGTTGGTAAGGTGCTGGGCGTGTTCATGGTGCTGCTGACGGTGGCCGGGCTATGGAGCGCGGTGGCCGCCGGCATTATGGGCTACGGGCTGGCCTTTATGCCGCCGGAGATGATGAACAATGTGCACGTGTTGGCGGGCGCGGTGTTCAAGGTCGAAGCCATCGTGCCCATGCTGCTGTTTTTTGTCGGTGGCTATCTGATGTACGGCATCACCTTTATCGCTATCGGTTCCTTCTGTGAGACGCAGAAAGAAGCGCAGGCGATCATGGGGCCGATCGTGGTGGTGCTTATGATCCCGATGATGAGCCTTCAGGCGGCGCTGATGTCGCCCGACCTGCCGCTGATCCGCTACCTGTCCTGGGTGCCGCTGTTCACGCCCTTCCTGATGCCGCTGCGCGTTTTGGGTGGCGCGCCGTGGTGGGAGATTCTGGCGACACTGGCCGGCATGGGAGCTATGGCGTGGCTGATGATCCGGCTGGGGGCCCGCGCCTTCAAGCAGGGCGCACTGGGCGGCGGCAAGTTTAGCTGGAAGGCGCTGATTGGGATGGCCAGGGCCTGA
- a CDS encoding ABC transporter ATP-binding protein encodes MASDYALSLEGVSKYYGDFAAVQDLSFRVPRGSICGFLGPNGAGKTSSVRMMLGLSQPSAGTISVLGGEGAKVLDRIGFLPEERGLYRKMSPVDMIVFLGGLKGMKASASRKKAIELLTAQGLGEFMYKPIKSLSKGMSQKVQLIGCLVHEPELVILDEPFSGLDPVNQQGLEDMIRDLAKRGATVLFSTHVMAHAERLCENVVMLTKGRKVFEGTLRQARERAPRYLELEGALTREQVTGLPGVSEVIDAGAGEEGACRWRLRFLPGVTPNEALKTVLVGGLDVRRFEAHEPTLHDAFIVLTNGGEPT; translated from the coding sequence ATGGCGTCCGACTATGCCCTCAGTCTTGAGGGGGTAAGCAAATATTACGGCGACTTCGCCGCGGTGCAGGATCTGAGCTTTCGCGTGCCGCGCGGCTCGATCTGTGGCTTCCTGGGGCCGAACGGCGCGGGCAAGACGTCGAGCGTGCGCATGATGCTGGGTCTGTCGCAGCCGAGCGCCGGGACCATAAGCGTGCTGGGCGGTGAGGGCGCCAAGGTGCTCGACCGCATCGGCTTCCTGCCCGAAGAACGCGGCTTGTATCGCAAGATGTCACCCGTGGACATGATCGTCTTTCTGGGCGGGCTGAAAGGCATGAAGGCCTCGGCGTCGCGCAAGAAGGCGATTGAGCTTCTGACGGCGCAGGGCCTCGGCGAATTTATGTATAAGCCGATCAAGTCCCTTTCGAAGGGCATGTCGCAGAAGGTGCAGCTGATCGGCTGTCTGGTCCACGAACCGGAACTGGTCATCCTCGATGAGCCGTTTTCAGGGCTTGATCCGGTCAATCAGCAGGGGCTGGAGGACATGATCCGCGACCTGGCCAAGCGGGGCGCGACCGTGCTCTTTTCCACCCACGTTATGGCCCATGCCGAGCGCCTGTGCGAAAACGTCGTCATGCTGACCAAGGGGCGCAAGGTGTTCGAAGGCACGCTGCGTCAGGCACGCGAACGTGCGCCGCGCTATTTGGAACTGGAAGGGGCACTGACCCGTGAGCAAGTCACCGGTCTGCCCGGCGTGTCCGAAGTGATCGACGCCGGCGCAGGCGAAGAGGGTGCCTGCCGCTGGCGTCTGCGCTTCCTGCCCGGTGTCACGCCCAATGAGGCGCTGAAGACGGTGCTGGTCGGCGGGTTGGATGTGCGCCGCTTCGAAGCGCATGAGCCGACCCTGCACGACGCCTTTATTGTCCTGACCAATGGCGGAGAACCGACATGA
- the gatB gene encoding Asp-tRNA(Asn)/Glu-tRNA(Gln) amidotransferase subunit GatB has product MTDSASRYIQGRTGPWELVIGLEIHAQVASTSKLFSGAAVGFGAGPNEQVSLVDAGFPGMLPVLNRFCVEQAVKTGLGLKAQINPHSRFDRKNYFYPDLPQGYQISQLFYPIVGEGEVLIDLSDGTQKTVRIERLHLEQDAGKSIHDLDPNNTYVDLNRAGTALMEIVSKPDIRSAEEAVAYFKKIRTILVYLGTSDGDMEKGNMRADVNVSVCKPGAEFGTRCEIKNVNSFRFMQQAIEYEARRQIEIIEDGGTITQETRLFDSVKVETRSLRSKEEAHDYRYFPDPDLLPLELELAWIEDIKKSLPELPDDKRQRLMTQYGLSQYDATVLVTEQARADYYEAAAKDRDAKLVANWVTNELLARLTKDGLEIEQSPLPPAQIAGLVELIETNVISSKIAKTVFEHMWEGKGTITPAEIVEKHGLKQVTDTGAIEKAIDEIIAANLEKAEAAKEKPQAIGWFVGQVMKATGGKANPAAVNDLLKTKLGL; this is encoded by the coding sequence ATGACCGACTCTGCCTCCAGATATATCCAGGGCCGCACCGGCCCGTGGGAACTCGTTATCGGCCTTGAGATTCACGCTCAGGTCGCCTCGACCTCCAAACTGTTTTCGGGTGCCGCCGTAGGCTTCGGCGCGGGCCCCAATGAACAGGTGAGCCTTGTGGACGCGGGCTTCCCCGGCATGTTGCCGGTGCTGAACCGCTTTTGCGTCGAGCAGGCGGTGAAGACAGGTCTGGGCCTGAAGGCGCAGATCAACCCGCATTCGCGCTTTGACCGCAAAAACTACTTCTATCCTGACCTGCCGCAGGGCTATCAGATTTCGCAGCTCTTTTACCCCATCGTGGGGGAGGGCGAGGTGCTGATCGACCTGTCTGATGGCACGCAGAAGACGGTGCGGATCGAGCGCCTGCATCTGGAACAGGATGCGGGCAAGTCGATCCACGACCTCGATCCAAACAACACCTATGTCGATCTGAACCGGGCGGGCACTGCGCTGATGGAGATTGTCTCCAAGCCGGATATCCGCTCGGCCGAAGAGGCTGTGGCCTATTTCAAGAAGATCCGCACCATCCTCGTCTATCTCGGCACGTCCGACGGCGACATGGAAAAGGGCAATATGCGCGCCGACGTCAACGTTTCGGTGTGTAAGCCCGGCGCGGAGTTTGGCACGCGCTGCGAAATCAAGAACGTCAACTCGTTCCGCTTCATGCAGCAGGCCATTGAATACGAAGCCCGTCGTCAGATCGAAATTATCGAGGACGGCGGCACCATCACGCAGGAAACCCGCCTGTTCGATTCGGTGAAGGTCGAAACGCGCTCGCTTCGGTCCAAGGAAGAGGCGCACGACTATCGCTACTTCCCCGACCCCGACCTGCTGCCGCTGGAGCTGGAGCTGGCCTGGATCGAGGACATCAAAAAGTCTCTGCCGGAACTGCCGGACGACAAGCGTCAGCGTCTGATGACACAATATGGCCTCAGCCAGTACGACGCCACCGTGCTGGTCACCGAGCAGGCGCGCGCCGACTATTACGAGGCCGCAGCGAAAGACCGTGACGCCAAGCTGGTCGCCAACTGGGTGACGAACGAGCTGTTGGCGCGTCTGACCAAGGACGGGCTGGAGATCGAACAGAGCCCGCTGCCGCCGGCGCAAATTGCCGGGCTGGTCGAGCTGATCGAAACCAATGTCATTTCCTCGAAGATCGCCAAGACGGTGTTCGAGCACATGTGGGAAGGCAAGGGCACCATCACCCCGGCCGAGATCGTCGAAAAACACGGTCTCAAGCAGGTGACGGATACCGGTGCGATTGAGAAGGCCATTGACGAGATCATCGCCGCCAACCTCGAGAAGGCCGAGGCGGCGAAAGAGAAGCCGCAGGCCATCGGCTGGTTTGTCGGTCAGGTCATGAAGGCCACCGGAGGCAAGGCCAATCCGGCGGCGGTCAACGATCTGCTGAAAACCAAACTGGGTCTTTAA
- a CDS encoding sensor histidine kinase — protein sequence MFRLTIAAPWTHLCRALCWALVAQIVFWGLLFTFARKPLPSETTEPYRVREVYMRAVDGLTPQAFPLNQMTLLPDGMTPMPDDFANVCVRGATFPAYQISFLLRPQPDRGFEALFLPVIRDNYAVYLNGHLLTMPRGQLGFPSSHDGSRPQLLSLTPDMLRSGENRVDILAVANGCQPHMKGVLFGPETDLRQLQDHRLMTTFGMPLITVIAATLLSMIAAALLPISGYNRLFLSVALFMAALAVRGASFMWYGSVLPDALHDTLLSIISGLTMGATAYFLKNWTSAPDRHTPIIIGVTLADVALLLIGWAAKQSGLPTVTETVLILVCSAYFLRRMWALAKSQPQLLLRSFPFLSIGLVTTLYDLYHGLFGLARPLTAGLYFPFVIIAGIAIDLVTRGFELYGTAEEQRDDLARQVRDREAEIRDSYARLQEQEQLNAVNAERQRLIRDMHDGVGGHLVSLLMQLKLGPVPAETMRINIQAAVDDLRLIIDSMDSMGDSLEVGLAIFRERMRPRLQVVGVELNWRNALEAEPRGYRPNEILNIYRILQEGVTNALKHAQPKTIDLNLRADPDQPGWLILTLSDDGVGFATDERASAGRGLSHLRRRAQMIGGRIDIVSAPGSGTTIRLYVPPPASERALSDAISSPSSSL from the coding sequence ATGTTTCGCCTTACTATTGCTGCGCCCTGGACCCATCTATGTCGTGCCCTGTGCTGGGCGCTGGTGGCGCAGATCGTGTTCTGGGGCCTGTTGTTTACCTTTGCCCGCAAACCTTTGCCCTCGGAGACGACCGAACCCTATCGCGTGCGCGAAGTTTACATGCGGGCTGTGGACGGCCTGACGCCGCAGGCCTTTCCACTAAACCAGATGACGCTTCTGCCGGACGGCATGACCCCCATGCCGGACGACTTCGCCAATGTTTGCGTGCGCGGCGCGACCTTTCCCGCCTATCAGATTTCCTTTCTACTAAGGCCGCAGCCGGACCGCGGCTTTGAGGCCCTGTTCCTGCCGGTGATCCGGGACAATTACGCCGTCTATCTCAATGGCCATCTGCTGACAATGCCGCGTGGGCAACTTGGTTTTCCGTCCAGTCACGACGGTTCGCGGCCGCAACTACTGAGCCTGACGCCCGACATGCTGCGCTCAGGCGAAAATCGGGTCGATATTCTTGCGGTGGCAAATGGCTGTCAGCCGCATATGAAGGGCGTGCTGTTTGGCCCGGAGACGGATTTGCGTCAGCTTCAGGATCATCGCCTGATGACCACCTTCGGTATGCCGCTGATTACGGTGATCGCGGCCACTCTGCTGAGCATGATCGCCGCCGCACTGTTGCCGATCAGCGGCTATAACCGCCTGTTCCTTAGCGTTGCCTTGTTTATGGCGGCACTAGCGGTGCGGGGGGCCAGTTTCATGTGGTACGGCAGCGTTTTGCCCGATGCGCTGCATGACACGCTGTTGTCGATCATTTCAGGGCTGACCATGGGGGCGACAGCCTATTTCCTAAAAAACTGGACCTCGGCTCCGGATCGACATACGCCGATCATTATTGGCGTTACGCTGGCGGATGTGGCGCTGCTGCTGATCGGGTGGGCCGCAAAGCAGAGCGGGTTGCCGACGGTGACCGAGACTGTGCTCATCCTCGTTTGTTCCGCCTATTTCCTGCGTCGCATGTGGGCGCTGGCGAAGTCTCAGCCGCAACTGTTGTTGCGTTCCTTCCCCTTTCTGTCGATCGGGCTGGTGACGACGCTTTATGATCTCTACCACGGCCTGTTCGGTCTAGCGCGGCCGCTGACGGCGGGGCTCTACTTCCCCTTCGTGATCATTGCTGGGATCGCTATCGACCTGGTGACGCGCGGCTTTGAGCTCTATGGCACTGCCGAAGAACAGCGCGATGATCTGGCGCGGCAGGTGCGCGACCGTGAGGCCGAAATCCGAGACTCCTATGCCCGCCTTCAGGAGCAGGAGCAGCTCAATGCCGTCAATGCCGAGCGTCAGCGCCTGATCCGCGACATGCACGATGGGGTGGGCGGGCATCTGGTCAGTCTGCTGATGCAGCTCAAGTTGGGGCCCGTGCCGGCAGAGACGATGCGCATCAATATTCAGGCCGCCGTCGATGACCTGCGCTTGATCATCGACTCGATGGATTCGATGGGGGATTCCCTTGAGGTTGGGCTGGCCATCTTCCGGGAACGGATGCGCCCGCGTCTTCAGGTGGTGGGGGTGGAACTCAACTGGCGCAATGCGCTGGAAGCGGAGCCGCGAGGCTATCGGCCCAACGAAATTCTTAATATTTACCGTATTTTGCAGGAGGGGGTTACCAATGCGCTCAAACACGCGCAACCGAAGACCATCGACCTCAACCTGCGTGCCGACCCGGATCAGCCGGGCTGGCTTATCCTGACGCTCAGCGATGACGGGGTGGGCTTTGCCACCGATGAGCGCGCCTCTGCCGGGCGGGGCTTAAGCCACCTGCGCCGCCGCGCCCAGATGATTGGCGGACGCATCGATATCGTCTCGGCACCGGGCAGCGGCACGACGATCCGCCTCTATGTGCCGCCGCCTGCGTCGGAGCGTGCGCTGTCGGATGCAATTTCTTCACCGTCCTCTTCCCTGTGA
- a CDS encoding response regulator, protein MSESRLVLIEDDPFVRRHIATLIEAAPDMRLTGEAGSVAEGLSLLDTGPDLIVLDLGLSDGSGLEIIKSARQQGLATRILILTVFGDETSVISALTAGADGYVLKDSAESELIGSIRHTLNGGSPISAPVAAYLLRHIRKDASLAVVAEPELAEDAPGITPREIELLSLLAKGLSYKEAASVLDISHHTVGTHVKAIYRKLAVNSRSEAVFEAVRSGLIRM, encoded by the coding sequence ATGTCCGAGTCCCGTCTGGTCCTTATTGAGGATGATCCCTTTGTTCGCCGCCATATCGCCACTCTTATCGAGGCGGCGCCGGACATGCGACTGACCGGAGAAGCGGGGAGCGTGGCGGAGGGGCTGAGCCTGCTGGATACCGGTCCGGATCTGATCGTTCTCGATTTGGGGCTCAGCGACGGCAGCGGGCTTGAAATCATCAAGTCAGCGCGCCAGCAGGGTTTGGCAACCCGCATCCTTATTCTGACGGTGTTCGGGGATGAAACCTCGGTTATTTCGGCGCTGACGGCTGGGGCCGACGGCTATGTACTTAAGGACAGCGCCGAGAGCGAACTGATCGGCAGCATTCGCCACACCCTGAACGGCGGCTCGCCCATTTCGGCCCCGGTGGCGGCCTATCTGCTTCGCCATATCCGCAAGGACGCCTCGCTGGCCGTCGTTGCCGAGCCGGAACTGGCCGAAGATGCACCAGGTATCACGCCGCGCGAGATTGAGCTTCTCTCACTGCTGGCCAAGGGGCTGAGCTATAAGGAAGCGGCCAGTGTGCTGGATATTTCGCACCACACGGTCGGCACGCACGTGAAGGCCATCTACCGCAAGCTGGCGGTTAATTCGCGCTCGGAAGCGGTGTTTGAAGCGGTGCGCAGCGGCCTGATCCGCATGTAG
- a CDS encoding glycine zipper 2TM domain-containing protein, producing the protein MTQLSTKMIAGGFAAALSLGALAATPAAAQRYDGFCYHKQQNTKTKGTVIGAVAGAALGNVVAGKGNKTEGTVLGAVVGGAIGNQIGEEVKENKVEQCLNNQYYVFDRREYAPPPAPKGYTVAYYTQRPYYGTYYTHRNGRVVEWTPRRR; encoded by the coding sequence ATGACCCAACTGTCCACGAAGATGATCGCCGGTGGTTTTGCTGCCGCCCTGTCTCTGGGGGCCCTGGCCGCCACCCCGGCCGCCGCGCAACGCTATGACGGTTTCTGCTATCACAAGCAGCAAAACACCAAGACCAAGGGCACCGTGATTGGTGCCGTGGCGGGTGCCGCCCTCGGCAACGTCGTAGCCGGTAAGGGCAACAAGACCGAAGGCACCGTTCTGGGGGCCGTGGTCGGCGGGGCGATCGGTAATCAGATCGGTGAAGAAGTGAAGGAAAACAAGGTCGAACAGTGCCTCAACAACCAGTATTACGTGTTTGACCGTCGTGAATACGCCCCGCCGCCCGCCCCGAAGGGATATACGGTCGCCTACTACACGCAGCGCCCGTACTACGGCACCTACTACACGCACCGAAATGGTCGCGTTGTGGAATGGACGCCCCGCCGTCGCTAA
- a CDS encoding glycine zipper 2TM domain-containing protein produces the protein MNGSLKYTFGALLGAATLSLALPAAAQSYDGWCYQEGSSARTKGTVIGAAAGGVLGNVVAGKGNKTEGTILGAVVGGVIGNQVAKKNKEKETASANCLNSRYYVYDRGYYEPPSPPDGYRIAYFTQRPYYSAYWVKRDGEDYRYRR, from the coding sequence ATGAACGGATCGCTTAAATACACGTTTGGCGCGTTACTGGGTGCCGCCACCCTAAGTCTCGCCTTGCCTGCCGCCGCGCAGAGCTATGACGGCTGGTGCTATCAGGAAGGCAGTTCAGCCCGCACGAAGGGTACGGTGATCGGCGCCGCCGCGGGGGGCGTGCTCGGCAACGTAGTCGCCGGAAAGGGTAACAAGACCGAAGGCACGATTCTCGGCGCCGTGGTCGGTGGCGTCATTGGCAATCAGGTCGCCAAGAAAAACAAGGAAAAGGAAACGGCTTCGGCCAACTGCCTGAATAGCCGATATTACGTCTATGACCGCGGCTATTATGAGCCGCCATCGCCGCCCGACGGCTATCGCATCGCCTATTTCACTCAGCGTCCCTATTACAGCGCGTACTGGGTAAAGCGCGACGGCGAAGATTATCGCTATCGCCGCTGA
- a CDS encoding TonB-dependent receptor has protein sequence MHPIRSRTARRFSARLGGVSLLALTALVGTAHAEDTSPKAEDSATTEVVVTASRRLEKARDVPVAVSSLAGTKLDVINSSGLDIRVLASRTPSLNVESSFGRTFPRFYIRGLGNTDFDPNASQPVSVVYDDVALENPMLKSFPIFDLAAVEVLRGPQGTLFGRNTPSGVVKLSSAKPSEVFGGYYSVAAGNLGTVNAEGAVTGGLGNGFSGRLSGIVQRRDDWVTNLANGKKLEGYEDIALRGQLRYTSGNFEALLNVHGRTLDGTPRLFRASAIKPGTNDFNTGFDVEKIRLDSPFISQSLDAFGTNLQLSYTFDGMGTLHSITAYERAKTESSGDIDGGVSTIVAPTLYGTFFPVATGGTTEPEEFSQELRFETEQFGHWRGQFGLYYFDQVLKYNELDYLNNGDVRHKNHGTSFAVFGSAEYKATEALTLRAGLRYTSDEKKDIVWGRAVFPGKALPVTTKVDGDNVSGDLSATYVISPTLNWYARFATGYLAPAIQDRVNFGGVPTTAGEQTTTSYETGFKGYAFDKVLRYDIALYYFKTKDLQITAVGGAVNSAKLINAKEAIGRGIEADLSFKPTDNLLLTASASYNGTEIQDPVTAVATCGSGLCTPLDRTYVSGGTRFAYIDGNPLPQAPEWVANLTAQYVWPMGDGSRFFVYGDVAYRSEINFFLYEATEFTGKSFTQTGLRGGYVTKGGLEIAAYVRNLEDNIVAESGIDFNNLTVMVSEPRTYGLSLKKAF, from the coding sequence ATGCACCCAATCCGATCGCGCACCGCGCGCCGTTTTTCCGCCCGTCTGGGCGGCGTCTCTTTGCTTGCCCTGACCGCGCTGGTCGGCACGGCCCACGCCGAAGACACCTCGCCCAAGGCCGAGGACAGCGCGACAACCGAAGTCGTCGTCACCGCGTCGCGCCGTCTGGAAAAGGCCAGAGACGTGCCGGTCGCCGTGTCGTCGCTGGCGGGCACCAAGCTCGATGTCATTAATTCGTCAGGCCTCGACATCCGCGTGCTGGCTTCGCGCACGCCGTCGCTGAACGTCGAATCGTCGTTCGGCCGTACCTTCCCGCGCTTCTACATCCGCGGTCTGGGCAATACGGACTTCGATCCCAACGCCTCGCAGCCGGTTTCCGTCGTCTATGACGACGTGGCGCTGGAAAACCCGATGCTGAAATCCTTCCCGATCTTCGACCTCGCCGCCGTCGAAGTGCTGCGCGGCCCGCAAGGCACGCTGTTCGGGCGCAACACGCCGTCCGGCGTCGTCAAGCTCAGCTCGGCCAAGCCGTCGGAGGTGTTTGGCGGCTATTACAGCGTTGCCGCCGGCAATCTGGGCACCGTCAATGCCGAAGGGGCCGTCACCGGTGGGCTGGGTAACGGCTTCTCCGGCCGCCTGTCGGGCATTGTTCAGCGCCGCGACGACTGGGTGACCAACCTCGCCAATGGCAAGAAGCTGGAAGGCTATGAAGACATCGCGCTGCGCGGTCAGCTGCGCTACACCAGCGGTAACTTCGAGGCCCTGCTCAACGTGCATGGCCGCACGCTGGACGGCACGCCACGTCTGTTCCGCGCCAGCGCCATCAAGCCGGGCACCAACGATTTCAACACTGGCTTCGATGTCGAAAAGATCCGCCTCGACAGCCCGTTCATCAGCCAGTCGCTCGACGCCTTTGGCACCAACCTGCAACTGAGCTACACCTTCGACGGTATGGGCACACTGCACTCGATCACCGCCTATGAGCGCGCGAAGACCGAAAGCTCCGGTGACATCGACGGCGGCGTCTCGACCATCGTCGCCCCCACCCTCTACGGCACCTTCTTCCCCGTCGCCACTGGCGGCACGACCGAGCCGGAAGAATTTTCGCAGGAACTGCGCTTTGAAACCGAGCAGTTCGGCCATTGGCGCGGTCAGTTTGGCCTCTACTACTTCGACCAGGTCCTGAAGTATAACGAGCTGGACTACCTCAACAATGGCGACGTGCGTCATAAGAACCACGGCACCAGTTTCGCCGTCTTCGGTTCGGCGGAGTATAAGGCCACCGAGGCCCTGACCCTGCGCGCCGGCCTGCGCTACACCTCGGACGAAAAGAAGGACATCGTCTGGGGCCGTGCCGTCTTCCCCGGCAAGGCTCTGCCCGTCACCACAAAGGTCGATGGCGACAACGTCTCCGGCGACCTCAGCGCCACCTACGTGATCTCGCCGACGCTCAACTGGTACGCCCGCTTCGCCACCGGCTATCTGGCCCCGGCGATTCAGGACCGCGTCAACTTCGGCGGCGTGCCGACCACGGCCGGCGAGCAGACCACGACCTCCTACGAAACCGGCTTCAAGGGCTATGCCTTTGACAAGGTGTTGCGCTACGACATCGCGCTCTATTATTTCAAGACCAAGGATCTTCAGATCACGGCCGTGGGCGGCGCGGTCAACTCGGCCAAACTGATCAATGCCAAAGAGGCGATCGGTCGCGGCATCGAAGCCGACCTGTCGTTCAAGCCGACCGACAATCTGCTGCTGACGGCCAGCGCCAGCTATAACGGCACGGAAATTCAGGACCCGGTGACTGCCGTGGCCACCTGTGGGTCGGGCCTGTGTACGCCTTTGGACCGCACCTATGTGTCGGGCGGCACACGCTTTGCCTATATCGACGGCAACCCCCTGCCCCAGGCCCCGGAATGGGTGGCCAACCTGACGGCTCAGTACGTCTGGCCGATGGGCGACGGCAGCCGCTTCTTCGTCTATGGCGACGTGGCCTACCGCTCGGAAATCAACTTCTTCCTCTATGAAGCGACCGAGTTCACCGGCAAGTCGTTCACCCAGACGGGCTTGCGTGGCGGTTACGTCACCAAGGGCGGTCTGGAAATTGCCGCCTATGTGCGCAACCTCGAAGACAATATCGTGGCCGAAAGCGGTATCGACTTCAACAACCTGACCGTCATGGTTTCGGAACCTCGCACCTATGGCCTCTCGTTGAAGAAGGCGTTCTAA
- a CDS encoding RidA family protein, with amino-acid sequence MSLPEIPVKPVHADGITYYMHPHPRSPFSEAVQVGCVLYLSAMIGLDAQGRLVDGFEPQVRQIMSNSQAILRRYGLGLEHVFKTTVMMKDMANWSAFNRLYKPYFHPTRLPVRTAFGVSDLAYGAEVELEFQAYVPHGG; translated from the coding sequence ATGAGTTTGCCTGAAATCCCCGTGAAGCCGGTCCATGCGGATGGTATCACCTACTATATGCACCCGCACCCCCGCTCGCCTTTTTCCGAAGCGGTTCAGGTCGGCTGCGTCCTTTATCTATCGGCAATGATCGGCCTCGATGCGCAGGGACGGCTGGTGGACGGCTTTGAGCCGCAGGTCCGTCAGATCATGTCGAATTCGCAGGCTATCCTGCGCCGCTACGGGTTGGGGCTGGAACACGTGTTTAAAACGACCGTAATGATGAAGGACATGGCCAACTGGAGCGCTTTTAACCGCCTGTACAAGCCCTATTTTCACCCGACGCGCCTGCCGGTGCGGACCGCCTTCGGTGTCAGCGATCTGGCCTATGGGGCTGAGGTCGAACTGGAGTTTCAGGCCTACGTGCCGCACGGCGGTTAA
- a CDS encoding TetR/AcrR family transcriptional regulator, which produces MTPSPDLLNRVQTAFLSRGFQKLTMEALAEGCGFTRRTLYNYFENKDDAFRAMFRQHNLELIDRCFAAARHTRETGGDVLDVFTAMIDIRYGDTWRLIQPSPHALEIKATVFRICTDIMIELATAFQADLADFIDTLAADGALRLKGDYSAAELAQMLADAARGVNAVYPLLPLEHLTLQYRRITRAILYGYLEV; this is translated from the coding sequence ATGACTCCGAGCCCGGACCTCCTCAATCGCGTGCAGACCGCTTTCCTCAGCCGGGGCTTCCAAAAACTGACCATGGAAGCCCTGGCTGAGGGCTGCGGGTTTACGCGTCGCACGCTGTACAACTATTTCGAGAACAAGGACGACGCCTTTCGTGCCATGTTCCGCCAGCATAATCTGGAGCTGATAGACAGGTGCTTTGCGGCGGCCCGGCATACTCGTGAGACGGGCGGCGACGTGCTGGACGTGTTTACCGCGATGATCGACATCCGTTACGGGGACACCTGGCGTCTGATCCAGCCGTCTCCGCACGCGCTGGAGATCAAGGCGACGGTATTTCGCATCTGCACAGACATCATGATCGAGCTGGCCACGGCGTTTCAGGCCGATTTGGCGGACTTTATCGACACGCTGGCGGCGGATGGGGCGTTGCGCCTCAAAGGCGATTATAGCGCCGCGGAGCTGGCGCAGATGCTGGCGGATGCGGCGCGGGGCGTCAATGCGGTCTATCCATTGCTCCCGCTTGAACATCTCACTTTGCAGTACCGGCGCATTACCCGCGCCATCCTGTATGGCTATCTTGAAGTCTGA